Part of the Aythya fuligula isolate bAytFul2 chromosome 11, bAytFul2.pri, whole genome shotgun sequence genome, AGCGCCTTGCCACGGCACCAGTACCTGAGCCATGGAGCTCCAGGACACGGTCCTGGGTGACTGGAGGCTCATTTTGGATGGATGGAGGCTCACTTTGGGTGGCTGGAGGCTCACTTTGGATGGACGGCTGGAGGTTCACAGTTGGTTGGCTGGAGGCTCACTTTTGGATGGCTGGAGGCTCACCCACACCCTTACAACCCACCAGGTGGAAGCCGGGGGCGATCTAATTGCTTAATTAAcccccccaggcagcccagccGGCGGTGAATGCCGCGCATTCCTCGCGGAGCCGGGCGGGATTACGCGTGTTTGAAGAGATTAGGGGCGTAATTAATGTTTGGCTCCGCTGCCAAAAGCCTCCTTCCCAATTAAGGAACCTGCCCAGGGTGGCTCTGCAGGTGACAAGGTGACCCCGAGGGGTGGCCTCGCTGTCCCTCCATGGCACAGCTAAGTCACCCCGAGGGCCCCAACACCATTTTGACCCTGACACCATCCCCGTCATGCCCTGGCCTCCAGCACTGGGGGGCAGAGGTCCCCTCTGCACAAACTCCATCCCAAAATCACTTTCCCACACTTCTCCTGCGAGACCTCCCGCTGACCCGGGCTGGCTGCTCGCGCTGTGCTCCCTCGCTTGCACACAACGGGGCCGGGCTGTGGGGCTCTTCCCAGAAAGCAGGGACGGGGCCAGATGGGTTGTGGGGTCAGCCGGGTCGGAGGCTCCAGCCGAGGAGGGTTTCCCAAGGGACAGGCAGGGATCAGAtcccccaggctgctgctccttgcgccctccagccctgcctcaaATTTCAGCAACCCTCAGCCAAAAGCCACAGGATTGCACCGGTGTCGGGTCAGTAGGGCACGGAGCCACGGCAGCCCTGCTGTGACCTCTGCTGGGCGCCTCCCTTGAGGGATGGGGATGATGGAGCCGGGTGGGGGCATTGGGGTCCCAAGGGAGGCAGTACGGAGCcacacacagagcacacagCATGCAGCCACCCCATGGAGGCAGGATGAGCGGGGACACAGCACAAACCCACCCCATAAACACTGTGCGTCCTCATCCCATGGCACACATCCACCCCACGGATGCAGGAGGAACTGGGACATGGCACGCAACCACCCCATGAACACAGAAGGGCCCCTAACACAGCACACAACCACCCCACAAGCACAGTGCACCCCTATCCCATAGCACACATCTACCCCATGGATGCAGGAGGGCCTGGGACATGGCACAGAACCACCCCACAAGTGCATCATGCCAGCAATCCCATGGCACATATCCACCCCACGGATACAGGAGGGCCTGGGACATGGCACACAACCACCCCACAAACACATCACGTCGCTATCTCACGGCACACAACCGTGATGCAAGATGACCCGGGACAAGGCACACAACTACCCCACAAGTGTCACATCTCCAATCCCACAACACACAACCACCCCACGCTTGCAGGAGGACCCAGGACACAGCTGGCCCCCAGCGGGACCTGCCCCTGTCCCTTCACatcacccccaccccaccccaaaacaccctCCCCAAACCACATtccagcatccccagcccctcagcccctgtGTCAGCATCCCCTGGGGTGCACCCACCACCAGACCCCGATGCCACGAGCTCAGGGCCACCATCCCCAAGGGCGAgggggcaccgggggcaccGTCCCACCTCAGGACCCCCCAAAACTCACCCCGTCCTCCTTGGCTGGGCCTGTAGACGCTCCCCACGCTGAGCCGCGCCTGGCTGTCGGGGACGGCTTGCGGCACCtcggggctgcgggcgggcaCGTAGGGCTCGGGGCGAGGGGGCACGTAGGGCTCGGGGCGGGGGGCCCCGTAGGGCTCCATCACCACCCCGAAAGGCGGCTGCGGCTCGTGGGGCTGGTACTGGCTCCCGTACGCCATCCCGCCCGCCTGCGGCGAGCCGACGGGCGCTTGGAGGTTATCCGTGGAGGCCACGCCGCGTTGGTCGAGGCCGAAGGAGTCCGCGCCGCCCTGCTCCGCGCCGGCCCCGGCGTCGTGGTACAAGCTGTGGGAGTACCTCCGGTCCAAGCCGTCGGCCGGTTGAGGGGCATAGGGCCGCTCGGGGTAGTAGCCCTGAGCTCGGTAGGGGCTCTGCTCCTCCCCGTAGTCCTCGTAGCGCGCTCGGGGCTGGAAGGGGTACACCACGCtggcccccgccgccgccgaggCCACGGCCGCCCCGCCGGCACCCGTGGCGCGGTAGTAGGCGTACGCCTCGTCGTAGGATGCCCGTGGGGCCGCCTCGTAGGGCTCGAAGGGGGGCTGCGGGAAGGGCGGCTGGGGGTACAGCGGCTGCCCGAAGGCCGCGTAGGCGAAGGACGAGGAGGACGAGGacgaggacgaggaggaggaagaggaggaggaggaggaggaggaaggctggcGCTGGCGTCCTGCCGGCCTCAAGCGCGGCGAGCCCACGCTGTCGCCCACCGGCCCGTCCCTCCAGTTGTCGGGCACCTGCCCGAAGCCGAAGGGGTGCCGAGTGTGGCCCCGCACCGTCTCGGAGCCCAAGCGGGGCGGTGGAGGCGCCTGCCTCCGACCCCCTCGGCCGGGAGCTTCGTcggccagcagcagccgggcCCCCCCGGGCCTCTCTCCCCCCGGAGGCACGTACTCGGCGCCGGTGTTGAGCAGGCTGTACACCCGCCCGTTGTTCTCCCAGCGGATCAGCTGCCTCCAGGGCTCCCCGGCCCTCCCGACGGCATCCTGCCCCCCGGCCAGCAGCCACAAGCCGCAGCCCAGAGCTGCCCAAAGCCCCCACCAAACCCCCCGGCCCCCCATCGCCTCCCCCGCTaccggcccccggcccccgggcggctgctcctgcccatccccgcccggcccggctcggctcggctcggctcggctcgctGCGGGGCAGCCGGAGCTgggggggcggccgccggcTGCCAGGCGCCTCctccgcccccgccccgccgccggggaggggggatttggggagtggggggggCCCCCGAGCAGCCCCCTCCGAGCTGGGAGCTGCGATCGGCTCggctgtggggagagggggCTTCAGGAAGGGTCTGGGGGCAGAGGCATGCCCCCTTCAATTAGCCTTttccacccccccaaaaaaaagtcCTCCCCTAAATagtccccccctccccccccgagTACCTCCCCGAATAACTCCTCCAAAATGTCCTCCCCCAAATACCTCCCCCAAGACATCCTCCCCCAAATACCTCCCCCAAGACGTCCTCCCCCAAGTACCACCCTCCAAAATATCCTCCCCCAAGTACCTCCCCCAAAAGATCTCCCTCCAAACGCCTCCCCTCAAAACGCCCCCCCACTACCTCCTCCCAAATATCTCCCTCCAAATGACCGCCCCAAACACCCCCTCCCAAATAACCCCCTCAAAATACCCCCCCCAAATATCTCCTTCCAAACCACCTCCCCCAAATGATCCCTCCCAATTCCCCCCCTCGAGATGCCCCTTCCCAATTGCCCCCCCATTCCCTCCCCAAATAGCCCCTTCCCACATATCAACCCCCCAAACACACCTCCAAAAATACCCCCCAAAAACTCTCCCCCTAAATACCTCCCCCAAACACCCCACAACCATCCCCCCACCCAAACACCCCTCCCAAATATCCCCTCAAATACCCCCCAAAATACTCCCCAAACACCTCCCTCCAAATCCCCTCTCCCAAATGCCCCATTACCCCCCCAAACATCTCCCACCAAAATACCCCCAAGCACCCCCTCCCCAGTCTATAACCCCTCCCAACCTATAACCCCCCCAAATAATCCCAGAATTTCGGGATTGTTTCCAATCAGGatcaaaacaacagcaaacaaaaacagtgtggttttgtttctatCACCCTCCGGATATTTTGGGTAAAAACCTCCCCCGGACATCAGCGTTAtacaaaaacaccacaaaacgGCCCCAAAAGAGGTGTGGGGGATACAACACGACCCCATTTTCTGCAGGGACCCAACCACAGGCCTGATGCCGGGGTGAAGGGCAGACCCTGAGCTTTGGGCTCTCGGCTTCCAGCTGCACCAAAAAGGGGAACTTTTCCCCCAGAATTCTCCAACTGTGGCATTTTGGAGACTTTCCTGGATTCTTGCCTCACCCCTGCTTGGGGAAACCGAGGCGGGATCCCGGCTGGTTTCCCTGCTGCTTTAGGTCCCGGCTGTAGGGCCGCGCGTTTCCACgtggagatttttttcctttttcccttttccccccctttccGTGCCCACAACCCGGGAGCCGAGGCCAGCACGGGGACGGATGGGAACAGCCACCCAAGGAGGGGCTACCCCAGTGCTGGAGGGACCGAAGCgacccccaaaccccctccccggccccatgtcccccccatttctttgcttctcccttttccctgccGCGCTCCTCCCTTCTCCCGCAGGGACTGGAAATGCCGGAGTTGATGCAATAGGCAGCGGCGCTCTCCAGGAAGGAAAAGCCTGGCCCggcctcccagccctgcttggggacagggacatgCGGGTTACCCCCCCTTGGCTGTCCCCTAGCACCCCAATATCCCCCTGCCCCACTTTTGGGTTCTCGCTGCCCCCTCCTCAAACCCCCCAAACCCTTAGGACATCGCTGCGGCAGTGGGGACTCTGGTCCCCGTCCCCCTTCTCCTGGGCCACAGGGTTCCACCCCATGTCCCCGAGGGGGCTCGATGTCCCCTGAGGGCTCAGGGGGTGGCCCCACGTCTGTCCCAAAAAACTAGGGGGTGGCACACGGCAGCGGGGCGAGGGGGCAGCACCCACTAGATGGTGCCAGCAGCCCACGCTTGGGTGGCAGCGCTGGGGACAGCCACCTCCTGGCGCCCCACTGAAACCCCATGGGAAGCCACCCCCTGGGGTGACAAGTCCCCATATCCCATATCCCCGGTGGTCCCTGCCAGGAGGGGATGGATGTCCCTCGGGGCAGGGGGGGGACGGAGTGGTGCTGGGGGACACCTGGGGTCATCTCGCCCACCGATGGGGCAGCAGGACCGGGAGCTTTGGCTTCAAAGGGAGCAATGAAACGCAGAAATTGTCCAAGAAATCCGAACAAAGTAGCCCTTGGGAATTATATTTTGGGGTGTGTTTTTATTCTGGGGGcttgcagcagggagcagcatccCAAACATCACATCTTCCCATGAGAAACCCTCTCTCACCCCCTTTAGGTACCCCCAAATAACAAACCggctcctccccacctccccacagctcccagcaccacTTAGCTCGGTGTTTGCCATGAGCATGtcacttcttaatttttaattaagaaaaaaattaatttaactcACTTAAATTTCTGCTGCCCTTTGAGACCGAGACCACCCGGCTGTGAGCAAAGCCCAGCGAGGGACCAAGCCCACCCCAATAACCATCCCGCCACCTTCCAGCCGTGGGTGAAACTGGATGAAAAGGGACATCTGTTTAATCAGAAAATGGTGTTTTCTCCCAAAAACACTGAGTTTTAATGCGAGGTTCGAGGGCAGGTGGCAGCCTTGGCGTGGAGCTCGCTGTCCCAGCACATATGGGGTGCAGGAACCAGGGCTGGGCGCAGCACGTCTCGGGCAATaaccctgctcctc contains:
- the LOXL1 gene encoding lysyl oxidase homolog 1; this encodes MGGRGVWWGLWAALGCGLWLLAGGQDAVGRAGEPWRQLIRWENNGRVYSLLNTGAEYVPPGGERPGGARLLLADEAPGRGGRRQAPPPPRLGSETVRGHTRHPFGFGQVPDNWRDGPVGDSVGSPRLRPAGRQRQPSSSSSSSSSSSSSSSSSSSSFAYAAFGQPLYPQPPFPQPPFEPYEAAPRASYDEAYAYYRATGAGGAAVASAAAGASVVYPFQPRARYEDYGEEQSPYRAQGYYPERPYAPQPADGLDRRYSHSLYHDAGAGAEQGGADSFGLDQRGVASTDNLQAPVGSPQAGGMAYGSQYQPHEPQPPFGVVMEPYGAPRPEPYVPPRPEPYVPARSPEVPQAVPDSQARLSVGSVYRPSQGGRGLPDLVPDPNYVQASTYVQRAHLYSLRCAAEEKCLASTAYTAEATDYDVRVLLRFPQRVKNQGTADFLPSRPRHSWEWHSCHQHYHSMDEFSHYDLLDATTGRKVAEGHKASFCLEDTTCDFGNLKRYACTSHTQGLSPGCYDTYNADIDCQWIDITDVQPGNYVLKVQVNPKYIVLESDFTNNVVRCNIHYTGRYVATTNCKISQS